The nucleotide window GCCGCGCCATGTGATCTTCGCTCCCGTCGCCTTCTTTCTCTATCATTTTCTGCACGGGACCGGCGTTCTGATCGGGCTCGCCCGGCTGGCGACGGGCACGGCTCCAGTCCAGGGAAAGCCCGAGCCGTGGCCCGGCGCGGGCCGGTTTCGGGCCTGGCCGTGACTGCCAATGGCGGCACCCCTCTCCCGGCCCGATCCCGCCAGCCGTGGATCGCTGCCGCAAAGGCACTGGCACTCGGTGGCAAAATCGGGATAAATTGTACGCTGACAACCAGTTGGCGAACTCAGCACGATTCTCGTGGAGGCCAGCAGGCACTCCCCGTAATCTGACTCGTACCTGCGTATGACTTCCCCCGCCTCGACGTCGATGTCCGTACCGTTCTTCCGGTATCCGCATCTCTTCGCCCAGCAACGCGAAGAGATTTTGAGCGCGATGACGGCAGTCATGGATCGTGGCGCGTTCATTCTTCAGAGCGACCTCGTCGAGTTCGAGACGGCGATCGCCAACTTTACCGGGGCAAAGCACGCTCTCGGTGTTGCCAATGGGACCGATGCGCTGATCATCGCTCTCCGGGCGGCTGGAGTCGGGCCCGGCGACGAGGTCATAGTCCCCTCGCACACCTACGTCGCCTCGGCGGCCTCGATCCACTTCGCCGGCGCAACGCCTGTTCTCGTGGAATGCGGCGCCGACCACATGATGGATCCGGAGTCGGTCGCGGCGGCCGTCACCTCTCGCACGCGCGCGATCATGCCTGTGCAGCTGAACGGCCGCACCTGCGACATGGACGCTCTTCAGGCGATCGCAGACCGGCACGGACTCCTCATCATCGAGGACGCGGCGCAGGCGATCGGATCGAAGTTCAAGGGCCGGAACGCCGGCACCTTTGGCATCGCGGCAGCGATCAGTCTCTATCCCGCAAAGATCCTCGGCTGCTTCGGCGACGGAGGCGTCCTTCTCACCAATGACGCCGACATGGCGCGGAAGATGTCGCTGCTGAGAGATCATGGCCGCGACGAGACCGGTCTTGTCGTCACATGGGGGCTCAACTCGCGGCTCGACAATCTCCAGGCGGCTGTACTGAACGTGAAGCTTCCGCAGCTCGACGCCGAGATCGAGCGCCGCCGGCAGATCGCGCGCCTGTACCGCGAAGGACTGCAGGATATCGAAGACATTGTGCTCCCGCCGGGACCGGACAACGATCCCGACCACTTCGATGTCTATCAGAACTACGAGATAGAGTCCGGCAGGCGCGACGACCTGCGCGCGCAGCTGGAGAAGGGCGGCATCCGCACCATCATCCAGTGGGCCGGCAAGCCGGTGCATCATTTCGAAGGGCTCGGCCTTACCGGCTTCAAGCTCCCCTTCACCGACCGTCTTTTCACCCGCTGCTTCCTGCTCCCGATGAACACCTCGCTCAGCGATGACGAGGTCGCATACATCTGCGAGCGAATCCGGAAATTCCATGCGGGCTAGCGTGGAGCCAGGGGTGTATCGGAACGCTTCATCCCTTGGCAATCTTGCGGATGCGGACCGTTATCACGAGCCGCTTTCCATTGACGCCGACGACACGACTGCGTTGCTGAACGGGCTTCAGCGGATGATTCTGATCCGCGTCGTCGAGGAAAAAATCGGCGACATGGTTTCGCAGGGCGTAGTGAAATGCCCCTGCCATCTGGCGATCGGACAGGAAGCGCCGGCCGTTGGCGTCGCCGGATACGTGCGCAAGGGCGACCGTGTGTTCGGTGCGCATCGCTCGCACGGCCACTTCCTTGCGCTCGGCGGCTCGCCACACGGGCTGCTCGCTGAAGTCCAGGGCAAGGACACCGGCGTGTCGCGCGGCATGGGTGGCTCGATGCACCTGATTGACATCCCCAACGGGCTCTTTGGAACCGTGCCGATCGTCGGCGCGACGATTCCGATCGCGGTAGGCGCGGGAATCGCGGCGAAGATGGACGGGAACGGCGACATGGCAGTCTCGTTCTTCGGTGACGGCGCGACGGAGGAAGGCGCATTCCACGAGTCCATGAACCTCGCGGCGACGATGAAAGTGCCGGTGCTGTTCGTGTGCGAGAACAACTTCTTCTCGAGCCACCTGCACATCAACCTGCGCCAGCCCGACACGTCCGTCTGCAGGTACGCCGAAGCCCACCGCGTGGGCTGGGCGCGCGCCGATGGAAACGATCTCGCCGCCGTGCGCGCGGTAACGAAGGAAGCGGTGGAAGCCATTCGCGCCGGCGAAGGTCCGCGGTTCCTCGAGCTCGTCACGTACCGCTGGAGAGGACACGTAGGGCACCGCGAGGACGAAGACGTGGGCGTGAAGCGCAAGGACGATCTTGCCGCATGGAAGCTGCGCGATCCCATCAGCCGCCTCGCCGTAGCACTCGAATCTCTCGGGGCCCTCGACCGCCAGCAGCTCAAGCGCTACTGGACCGATGCGCACTCGGTGGTCGAGGAGGCGTGGGCAGCGGCCACACACGACGGCTATCCGCCGGCGAAGGCACTTCTCAGCCGCGTTTACAGCGGGACCATGGCACGCAAGCATTGAAACAGGCACCAGTAACCACAGGGTACGGAGCCGCGATCCGCGACGGCTTCGAGTATCTCCTCGCAAATCATCCATCGGTGTTCACCATCGGCCAGGGGTTGTGGAGCCCCTGGTACGTCGGCAACTCGATGACGGACCTCGACAGCCAGTTCGGACGCGAGCGCGTGATTGACACGCCCGTCTCCGAGCTGGGATGCACGGGTGCGGCGCTGGGCGCGGCACTGTGTGGCTACCGTCCGGTGGTCATTCACCCGCGCGTGGACTTCATGCTGCTGGCGGTGGACCAGATCGTCTCGCAGGCGGCGAAGTGGCGCTCGATGTTCGGCGGCCAGGTGTGCGCGCCGATCACCGTGCGCGCGATCATCAACCGCGGCGGCGAGCAGGGCGCGCAGCATTCGCAGTCGCTGCAGTCGTGGTTCGCCCACATCCCCGGCCTGCGGGTGGTGATGCCTTCCACTCCCACTGACGCGCGCGATCTCCTCATCGCGAGCGTGCTTTCGGACGATCCCGTTCTCTACCTCGACGACCGCTGGCTGTACGGGCTCGAAGAGGAGCTGCCGCCGATCGAGGAGAGGAATCTCGCGCTCGAGGGTCCGCGCCTCACGCGCACGGGCCAGGATCTCACGCTCGTCGGCTGCAGCTACAGCGCGCATCTCTGCCGCGAGGCGGCGGCACGACTCAGCGCCAACGGCATCGAGTGCGACGTGATAGACATCCGCGTTCTGAATCCGCTCGACGCGACGCTGCTCATCAAGTCGGCGAAGAAGACCGGACGCGTGCTCGCCGTGGATGGCGACTGGAGAAGCTGCGGAATGGCGGCCGAGGTGATCGCGTCAATCGTGGAGGCGGTGGATCCGCGGGTGATGCGTGCCGCGCCGCGCCGGGTGACGCTGCCAGATGCCCCAGCGCCCACGAGTAGTCCGCTCGAGCGCAGTTATTATCCCACGGTGGATTACATCGTACAGCGCGGCCTCGCGCTCGTCGGAGCGCAGCAAGAAACTTTCGAATGAAGCGTCTGCTGGACATCGTCGCGGCGGCACTGGGGCTCCTCGTCCTGTCGCCGCTGCTGGCAATTCTTTGCTTCGCCATCTGGCTTCAGGACTATCACTCGCCGTTCTACATCGCGAGCCGGATCGGCCGCGGCGAGCGCCCGTTCCGCATGGTGAAGCTGCGCTCGATGGTGATCCGCGCAGATCGCACGGGAGTGGACTCCACCGCCGGCGACGACCCGCGCATCACTTCGCTCGGCAGATTCATCCGGCGATTCAAACTCGACGAGATTCCGCAGTTGTGGAACGTGCTCGGCGGAAGCATGTCGCTGGTGGGTCCGCGGCCGAACGTCGAGCGCGAGACGGTACTCTACACGCCCGACGAGAAGCGACTGTTGAGCTCGCGCCCGGGCATCACCGACCTCGCTTCGATCGTCTTCGCCGACGAGAGCGAGATCCTGCAGGGCAGCGCGGACCCGGACCTCAGGTACAATCAGGTCATCCGCCCCTGGAAGTCGCGCCTCGGGCTTCTGTACGTTGACGCGCCGCCGAGTGTCGCGCGGGACCTCCGGGTGATCGCGCTGACCGTGCGCGGCGCGCTCGACCGTGGCGCGGCGCTCCGTGGCGTGCACCATATCGCGGCCGCCATTGGAGCCGATCCCGGACTACTGGAGATCATCACACGCCGGCACCCGCTTCCGGCCGGTGCGCCGCCGGGCGCGAGCGAGATCGTTCAGAGCCGGGCCGTCGTCGCGTAACGAGACCCGGCCGAGTAGTGAGTCAAATCCCCTGGCCGGCAAAATCGTCGCGCGGGCGCGCGACGATCTGCCCGCTCAGGATTTCCGGAGCACGGTAGTCATCTGTCCGACAGCCGGCGGGATCAGCGCCTGCACCGCGAAGTACAGCGACGGCGCATACCGCGACAGCGCACGGCCGAGTGGCGGGACGAGCGCTCCCTTCTCTCTCGCCACCACGCTGGTCGCGCCGCCGACGTCGAACAGCTTGGCGATGCGCCTCTTCGACATCGCCTTGTACACGTCGCTGCCGGGTTTGGAGTAGCGCCAGTCCACCAGCATCAGGTAGCCGCCGGGTTTCGTCACTCGCACCATCTCGCGGGCGATGCGGCTGGCCATGTCATCCGACGGAATCAAAACGAACATCGTTGACTCGAAGACGATGTCGAAGTCGCCGGCGCCGTAGCTCATCGCGTCGCCGCTCTCGCATCTCAGGTCGGCGAGCGGAAGAGCTCGCCTCGCCTGCTCGATCCGCTCCGTGCTGATGTCCACTCCCGACATCTGCTGCTGCGTGAAGCCGAGTCGAAGGAACTGGATGAGGCCGGCACCGGTTCCGCAGCCGACGTCGAGTATGCGCGCCGACTCGCGTTCGAGATCCATCCGCCGCAGCGCGCGTATGTTCGCCCTGTCGAAGGCGAACGTCTGGAAGGTTACTTCCGGATTGCCGAGGAGGTCGTTGCGGTCCGCCTTGTGCTCTTCATAGTATCGGCTGTACACGCCGTCACTTGGTGGAGCAAAAGTCGTCCGCAGCCGCGTTCGTCGTGAGCCGCGTTGGATTGCTTCCGTCCGCATTCATGATCCAGATGTCGTTGCTGCCGCCGCGGTTGCTCATGAAGCAGATCTGGCGCCCGTTGGAGCTCCACGCGGGACGACCGTCGGACGCGGGATTTTTCGTGAGGTTCACCTGGTTGGTGCCCTCGTACGGCAGATCGTGGAAGTCCATCGTGTAGATCTCGAAGTTGCCGTCGCGGAAGCTCGTGAACGCGATCCTGGTTCCGTCGGGCGACCACGCGGGCGACTGGTCGGCACCGCCCGCGGTGGTGTAGCGATACACCACGTTGGTGTGGTTCACCAGGACGTAGATGTCGTCGTTCACCGAGTTCCGGTTGGCCTGAAAAGCGATATATCGCCCGTCGGGTGACCACGTGGGATACGTGTCGGTCGCGAAATGGTCGGTGAGCCGAGTCACGTTGTTGCCTTCGTTGCTCATCACAAACAGCTCGAACTGCCCCAGCCGGTTGCTCGAGAACACGACCCTCAATCCGTCAGGAGACCACGCCGCGTTTTCGTCTGTGGACGGATCGTTCGTCAGATTCCTCAGCCCGGTCCCATCCGGGTTCATAACCTCGATGTCCATATTCCCGCTGCGATTGGACTGGAACAGAACGAAGCGTCCGTCGGGAGACCAGGCCGGATGCGTGTCCTGCGCGCCGTTGGTCGTCAGACGCGTTTGATTCGTTCCGTCCGAATTCATCGAGTAGATCTCGTCGTTCCCGTCGCCATTGGAGACGAAGAGAATCTTCGGCTCCATCTGCCGCAGCGACGGGCCGGTGGACTCGATGCAGCTTCCAATGGTGACCGCGACGAGGATCCACCCGGCGGCTTTGTACGCACGTCTCATTGAATCCATGCTCCTCGCGACGCCTACCATCCCAGCATGCTCATCGTTACGGACAGATAGTGGCTCGACCTGTCGCCGATGGCCGACGCGTCCGACCCGCACCCACTGGTGCGCTGAAAGAACGTGTTGTATCTCGTCAGCTTGGAGTAGTCGGCCTGCAAGCGGAAGAATCTCGTTCCGAACCCCGCGCGGGCCCCCGGGTAGACGGTGACGTCGTGAAAGCAGCGGTGCGGATTGTTCTTGGCGAAGAACGCGTCGTTGTTGAATCGCGTCCGGCCGAAGTTCGCTCCGAGAGCAAAACCTCCGCGCAGGTAATCTGCCGCGAACCACTGGCCCGAAGAGCCCGGCCCTATTCCGGCGCCGAGCATCTGCCCTTCGTTCGTGTATCCCTGTATCACCGCTCGACTGGTGTAGAACGATCCGTTCGGCCTGAACCTGTAAGTCGTGCTCTGCTCGACGTTCGTGAACTCGCTCTGGATGCGGAACCGTGCGGGCCCATTTCCAATCGGCCTGACCCACTGCAGTCCCGAGGTGTAACCGCGGCTGTGCATGGGCTCGAGCAGGAAGTCACGAATGGATTTCGGCATCTCTGCGCGTGCCCACTCGATATAGGTCTCGAGCCCGTAGCTCGGAAGCACCCAATGGGCGAACACGGAGAGAATCTGATCCGGTCCGGGCGTGAAGGTCGAATCGGTGACCGGAAGCGCATTGGGATGGCCGACGCTCGACAGAAAGTTGAAGGCCTTCGCGGCAACGCCGCTGTACCCGTCGACCGGAGCGAATACGGAGCGCGAGAATCCGAGTGTCAATCCGGAAGCCGGCGAGTGCTTCCAGATCAGGGAGATTGCGCTGATCGAGCGGACGTCGTTCGTGATGTCCTTGTCGAAATAATCCGACTCGTGGAGTCCACCGACGATCCACCGGCCCTCGAACTGGCCGATCGCGCTCCGCAGAGGGCGCGCGGTCCTCAGAAAAGCGTGAGGAAAGCCGGCGGCGTTATCGCTGAAGATGATCGGATTCCGGATCGCCGGGCCCCACCACTCGTTCTCGCTTGCGGCGCCGGCCTGGAACGCGCCGAACGATGCCGTCACCGACGATTGCCCCGGATGAATCCTGCTTATCGCCGAGCCGCCGAAGCGATACGGCAGATCGATCGAGTACGGAACGACGTTGAATGGCGACGAGAAGCCGCTCCGCGACGCGGGAATTGGCCTGGCGTACCGGAGATCGGTCGGGTCAATCGAAAGATTGTGGTTGGACGAATAGACGAACTCGGGAATCGCCACGACGCGCACAGGCCCGAACGTCGCGGTGAAACCAGCCATCACTCTCCCGTTGTAACCCTTCCCCGCCCACAGGGCCCCGTCGTTCTGGCCGAACGGCAGATCGCTGTTCGTCACTGATGTGATGCGCGGAAGCACGATACTGAACGAGCGCGGCACAAGCCCCGACGCGCGCGGATCGGTGAGCGACGACGTGGACCGCAGGAACAGGCCCTGATACGGAGCGTGGCCTTGCAGCTCAGCGAGACGCAGCCGGTCCACGGAATCGCCGCTCACCGTCACGACCACCTCTGTGAACGGGGCAATCACGGGCGCTGGAGCCGACACTGTCGGGGCAGCACCTGGCTCACGCTGCG belongs to Gemmatimonadaceae bacterium and includes:
- a CDS encoding DegT/DnrJ/EryC1/StrS family aminotransferase, with protein sequence MTSPASTSMSVPFFRYPHLFAQQREEILSAMTAVMDRGAFILQSDLVEFETAIANFTGAKHALGVANGTDALIIALRAAGVGPGDEVIVPSHTYVASAASIHFAGATPVLVECGADHMMDPESVAAAVTSRTRAIMPVQLNGRTCDMDALQAIADRHGLLIIEDAAQAIGSKFKGRNAGTFGIAAAISLYPAKILGCFGDGGVLLTNDADMARKMSLLRDHGRDETGLVVTWGLNSRLDNLQAAVLNVKLPQLDAEIERRRQIARLYREGLQDIEDIVLPPGPDNDPDHFDVYQNYEIESGRRDDLRAQLEKGGIRTIIQWAGKPVHHFEGLGLTGFKLPFTDRLFTRCFLLPMNTSLSDDEVAYICERIRKFHAG
- a CDS encoding thiamine pyrophosphate-dependent dehydrogenase E1 component subunit alpha, which gives rise to MYRNASSLGNLADADRYHEPLSIDADDTTALLNGLQRMILIRVVEEKIGDMVSQGVVKCPCHLAIGQEAPAVGVAGYVRKGDRVFGAHRSHGHFLALGGSPHGLLAEVQGKDTGVSRGMGGSMHLIDIPNGLFGTVPIVGATIPIAVGAGIAAKMDGNGDMAVSFFGDGATEEGAFHESMNLAATMKVPVLFVCENNFFSSHLHINLRQPDTSVCRYAEAHRVGWARADGNDLAAVRAVTKEAVEAIRAGEGPRFLELVTYRWRGHVGHREDEDVGVKRKDDLAAWKLRDPISRLAVALESLGALDRQQLKRYWTDAHSVVEEAWAAATHDGYPPAKALLSRVYSGTMARKH
- a CDS encoding transketolase C-terminal domain-containing protein, producing MKQAPVTTGYGAAIRDGFEYLLANHPSVFTIGQGLWSPWYVGNSMTDLDSQFGRERVIDTPVSELGCTGAALGAALCGYRPVVIHPRVDFMLLAVDQIVSQAAKWRSMFGGQVCAPITVRAIINRGGEQGAQHSQSLQSWFAHIPGLRVVMPSTPTDARDLLIASVLSDDPVLYLDDRWLYGLEEELPPIEERNLALEGPRLTRTGQDLTLVGCSYSAHLCREAAARLSANGIECDVIDIRVLNPLDATLLIKSAKKTGRVLAVDGDWRSCGMAAEVIASIVEAVDPRVMRAAPRRVTLPDAPAPTSSPLERSYYPTVDYIVQRGLALVGAQQETFE
- a CDS encoding sugar transferase, which translates into the protein MKRLLDIVAAALGLLVLSPLLAILCFAIWLQDYHSPFYIASRIGRGERPFRMVKLRSMVIRADRTGVDSTAGDDPRITSLGRFIRRFKLDEIPQLWNVLGGSMSLVGPRPNVERETVLYTPDEKRLLSSRPGITDLASIVFADESEILQGSADPDLRYNQVIRPWKSRLGLLYVDAPPSVARDLRVIALTVRGALDRGAALRGVHHIAAAIGADPGLLEIITRRHPLPAGAPPGASEIVQSRAVVA
- a CDS encoding class I SAM-dependent methyltransferase — encoded protein: MYSRYYEEHKADRNDLLGNPEVTFQTFAFDRANIRALRRMDLERESARILDVGCGTGAGLIQFLRLGFTQQQMSGVDISTERIEQARRALPLADLRCESGDAMSYGAGDFDIVFESTMFVLIPSDDMASRIAREMVRVTKPGGYLMLVDWRYSKPGSDVYKAMSKRRIAKLFDVGGATSVVAREKGALVPPLGRALSRYAPSLYFAVQALIPPAVGQMTTVLRKS
- a CDS encoding DPP IV N-terminal domain-containing protein, encoding MRRAYKAAGWILVAVTIGSCIESTGPSLRQMEPKILFVSNGDGNDEIYSMNSDGTNQTRLTTNGAQDTHPAWSPDGRFVLFQSNRSGNMDIEVMNPDGTGLRNLTNDPSTDENAAWSPDGLRVVFSSNRLGQFELFVMSNEGNNVTRLTDHFATDTYPTWSPDGRYIAFQANRNSVNDDIYVLVNHTNVVYRYTTAGGADQSPAWSPDGTRIAFTSFRDGNFEIYTMDFHDLPYEGTNQVNLTKNPASDGRPAWSSNGRQICFMSNRGGSNDIWIMNADGSNPTRLTTNAAADDFCSTK